In the genome of Zobellia nedashkovskayae, the window TAGAGTTTGTAGGTGCCCGTAAAGAAAGTTACCACAGAGATAGTCGGAAACCAGTGGTTGAAGATGGAACTCTAGCAGACGACCAAAACCGACGCGATTTTACCATCAATGCTTTAGCGATTTCATTGAATTCTAGTAATTACGGAGCAATGCTAGACCCTTTTGATGGCATTTCTGATTTAGAGAACAAAATTATTCGCACGCCCCTGCAGCCAGGAATTACGTATTCTGATGACCCGTTGCGAATGATGCGCGCCATTCGTTTTGCTACTCAACTAAATTTCACGATTGAGGAGGCTTCTTTACAAGCTATTACGGATAATAAAGAGCGTATTACAATTATCTCCAAAGAGCGTATTGTAGATGAACTAAATAAAATTTTAGAAAGTAGTGTCCCATCTTTGGGCTTTTCCCTACTTAATAAGACAGGCCTTCTCCCTTATATTTTACCCGAGTTAGTTGCCTTGCAGGGTATAGAAGAAATTGAAGGACAACGCCATAAAGATAATTTTTGGCATACGTTAGAAGTAGTTGATAATATTTCGGAAACCACAGACAACCTTTGGTTGCGTTGGGCTGCATTGTTACACGATATTGGTAAAGCGCCGACTAAAAAATTCCACAAAAAAATTGGATGGACATTTCATGGACATGAATTCGTTGGTTCAAAAATGGTGTACAAGCTTTTTAAGCGACTCCGCATGCCACTGAACGATAAGATGAAGTTCGTCCAGAAAATGGTGTTAATGAGTTCCAGGCCAATTGTTCTGTCCGAGGATTATGCAACAGATTCTGCAGTACGCCGTCTAGTTTTTGATGCAGGTGAAAATGTTGAAGATTTAATGACCCTGTGTGAGGCAGATATTACTACAAAGAACCCAAAGAAACAGAGAAAGTATAAAAATAACTTTAAAGTTGTTCGTCAAAAGATTATTGAAGTAGAAGAGCGTGATAACATTCGTAAGTTCCAGCCTCCAGTAAGTGGCGAAGAAATTATGGAAACTTTCAACTTAAA includes:
- a CDS encoding CCA tRNA nucleotidyltransferase, producing MNHTQALANPIFKIVSQAADELGVDCYVIGGFVRDYLLERGTHKDIDIVAIGSGIDLAKKVASLLNGRPKVSIFKNFGTAMLRHDDIELEFVGARKESYHRDSRKPVVEDGTLADDQNRRDFTINALAISLNSSNYGAMLDPFDGISDLENKIIRTPLQPGITYSDDPLRMMRAIRFATQLNFTIEEASLQAITDNKERITIISKERIVDELNKILESSVPSLGFSLLNKTGLLPYILPELVALQGIEEIEGQRHKDNFWHTLEVVDNISETTDNLWLRWAALLHDIGKAPTKKFHKKIGWTFHGHEFVGSKMVYKLFKRLRMPLNDKMKFVQKMVLMSSRPIVLSEDYATDSAVRRLVFDAGENVEDLMTLCEADITTKNPKKQRKYKNNFKVVRQKIIEVEERDNIRKFQPPVSGEEIMETFNLKPSKEIGIIKEAIKEAILEGEIPNEYEAAKEFMLKKGKAIGLTPS